TGCTTACAATAAGGCCGGGAAATCCCGGCCCCTGAACGCGGTCAGGAAAAAGCAAATCCGAAGCACTGCGCGGTCAGACTGGCATCTCCCATATTTCAAATCTACAATGCGTGCAAATAGATGGCTGTCGATGATCACCAATCTGCCTCAACCCCGAACACCAAATACCAAACACATCAAGCCGCACAATCAGCACCACTCCGTGTTCCCCTGATCTTTTGCATGGTTTCAAGTGCCACCCTCACCCGCTCTATCATTGCCTCTAGCAAATCGTCAGAAGGATGCATTTCCGCAGATGCCTCCGCATCGCTGATCAATTCCCGGATCTCTTCAAGCGTCAAATGCGCACTCCTGCTGATTTCCAGCGTAACCATATTGAACTGCTGAATGATCTTTTCATCTGTGGCAAGATCAATTGCTTCATGCAACCGCTCCCGCATTACCGAAACTTTCATAACGTTTTAGTTTTTTACGAATGTAGCAGCAAGCATGAAAACAGCCCGCAAAAAACAGCGATACTTCCTTCGCGAAACCGCAAACTTTCTCCGTTTTTTAAACATTCTGAGCACCACAGCACAAAAAAATGCCTCCCGGTTGACCGGAAGGCATTATCTGTTAATTGATAATCAAATTGTTATTCTTCTTCTGCCACAGCAGGAGCCATCGCTTTTCTAACCTGCCTTGCCGCCAGGTACAACAGGCCGGCTGTAGCCACTACCGCCAGGCTGCCCAGCCCGATATTGCGCATCTGCCGTTTGGATGGCCAGCGTCTTCCGTTCTTTACGGGGCTCGCCTGCGCGATATCCAGCAACGGGGCCATGCAGGGATCTTCAATCACCTTGTCTGCCATGAAACCAACCTCCACAAGTTGGGGATGATAGGCAACACCGATACCCGCTTTTTCCAGCATGGCGTGGTCGCTTTCCCCATTCCCCACATAGATGATGTTCTGCGGCGGGATGTGGTATTTGTCCGCAATATATTTCAGGATATGACTCTTGTCGTAATGCTGCGTATTTTCCCCCGGCTCCAGGAAGTAATCGGGAATGCTGAGCTCGCCGGTGGCCACACTATGGATCAGGTGAAGACGGTTCGCAAAGGCGAAATCTGCCCCCAGTTTGTTCTTCATATGTTGTGCAACGCATTCGAAACCATCTGTAATGAATCCGCAGACATACCCGCGTTTCTTCAGCTCCCGGATCACATGGCGGATATCCGGTGTGTATGGAATATTGTCCGCCACTTCCAGCAGCTCAGCCAGGTTCCTGCCCTGGAAAAGCGCCGCAGAGCGCTGGAGGATCGATACCGGGTCTGAATAGTGCTGCAATATCTGGATCAGCGCTTCCTCCTGGTCAAAAGCGGCCGCAGCGAGGTAAGTATAGTTCTGTGTGAAAACGGCTTCATCCAGGTTAAAGATCACCATCTTCTGCAGCTTGTCGATCGATTCGAGAATGGAATATTCCATCTGTTCCCGGATGATATTGATATTCCCCAGCGTCTCCAGGTTCTGCAGGGGAATGCTTTCCGCCTTGCGGAGGATAGTGCGGGATACTTCGCGGGACATTTTGCTGAGCTGCTCCCAGGTCTGCATCGCATTTTCCAGCCTTCCGATATTTACTTCCTTTATGCGTGCGTTTTGCAGGTACATATCTATCAGCAGGCCAATATCAACGCCATAGTCATTCTCAAAATGCACTTTCTGCAACAGCGATTTACGCGCAGCGATCATTCCGCTCAGCGGTTGCTGAAAGTTTGCCAGTCCGGGGAAAAGTATGCTCAGCAAAGGTTTTGCTACCAGCTGGGTAACGCGGCCCGCCTGCCGTTCAAAATATGATTTTACAAAATCAGCTTCATCATTTACAATATCGTCCGTCAGCAGTTCTACCAGATTGTCAGGGTAAGTAAGAATATCTCCGTCGACATACATGATCACATCATGTTTTGCCGCCATCATACCTTCGCGCATGGAAATACCTTTGCCACGCTGACTGCTGGTGATCACACGCACTTTTTCTTTCATCGCTTCCTCTACGGTACGGTCTGTTGAATTATCGTCCACCACAATGATCTCTATAGGCCGGGAAGTTTTCCCGATCGTCTTTATCACCTGGCGTATGGTGGCGCCTTCGTTAAGCACTGGTATAATTACGGAAATCACAGGTGCAATTAGTTTTAGTGAACAAATAAGGTTCCTTCAGGCAGGCTCAAAGTACCAAAAATAATACCATTTGCCAATCAAAGTTAAAGCACCTTCGCAGCGGTGAAGATGCTTTAAATATGTGAATATTTTTCTACTATTTAAATTCCTGCATCTCTACCAGCTTCTTGTAAATGCCGTTAGCAGCAAGCAACGCATCGTGTTTGCCTCTTTCCACGATCTCCCCTTTATCCATAACAATAATGTCATGCGCATGTTGAATGGTGGAAAGCCGGTGTGCTATCACGATAGTAGTGCGGTTTTGCATCAGTTTGTCCAGCGCCTCCTGTACGAGTTTTTCGGATTCTGTATCGAGTGCGGAGGTAGCTTCATCAAGAATGAGAATGGGCGGGTTCTTGTAAATGGCGCGCGCGATCGTCAGACGCTGCCGCTGGCCGCCACTGAGTTTGCTGCCACGGTCACCAATATAGGTCTCGTACCCGTTCTCCAGCTGATCGATGAATTCATGGGCATTGGCGATCTTTGCCGCTTCCATGACTTTTGCTTTATCCACATCAGGCTGACCAAAGGCAATGTTGTTGAACACCGTATCATTAAAAAGAATAGCTTCCTGAGACACAATACCCATCAATTGCCGGAGATCTTTCAGCTGCAGATCGCGCACATCCCGGCCGTCTATTCGCAGGCTGCCCCCGGCGGCATCATAGAAACGCGGAAGCAGGTCTGCCATGGTTGATTTGCCTGCGCCGCTTTTGCCCACCAACGCTACCATCGTCCCTTTTTCTATCCTGAGGTTGATATCCTTAAGCACGTACTGCTGCTCGTATTTGAAGGAAAGATGATCGTAAGCGATATGACTGTCAAATGATGTGATCTTTTGCGCATCAGGTTTGTCCTCGATCACATTCGGCTCGTCCAGCAGTCCGAATATCCTTTCGCCTGCAACAATACCGCGCTGCATGGATGTAAAGGCATTGGATATGTTCTTGGCGGGTTGCAGGATCGTAAAGTAGAGGCCGAGATAGGTAATGAACTGTTCCGCCGTCAATTCCTGATCCCCTTCGAAGATCATATATCCCCCTACCATTACCAATACCACCACCAGGATCACGCCCAGCGCTTCGGATACCGGGGAAGCCATTTCACGCTGATTATAGATAGCCTTGCTGAGTTTTGTAAATGCCCGGGTAACCTCACCGAACTTTCGCTGCATGTAACTTTCCGCCGTAAAGGCCTTGATAATGCGTATGCCGCCAAGGGATTCCTCGGAAATGTTGAGCAGTCTGCCAAGCATCTCCTGGCTGTAATATCCTTTCTTGCGCAGTTGTTTGGAGATATAAGCCACCAGGAAACCGGATATCGGGAAGAAGACAAGCGTGAACAGCGTCAGCTTTACCGAGATGTAGAACAGCGCGAAGAAAGTGAAAATGATGATGAAAGGATCACGCAGCAACACCTGTATCGAGTTGGCAATGGTGTACTCCACTTCAGATACGTCATTGGTCATGACAGACAGCAGATCACCCTTGCGGCGCTGATTGAAAAAGGACATGGATTGCGAGGTGATGCGTTCGTATAGCCGGTTCCGTATCCTTTCCAGGATATTCATCCGCAGGCGTACCATCACCCGTACGCTCATGTAACGGCCAACATTGGCGATCAGTGTGGAAGAGGCGATAACGATGCAGACAAACGCCAGCGCATAGCTCTTCCCGTTTTCCGTAGCGAACTTCTGAAAATAGAAGGTGAACAGATCGATGAAATATCTGATCGTAAAGGAAAATTCAGGTATTGCCGCCACGGTGGCCTGCTCCGGAGGATCGAACAATACCTGCAGCAGCGGGATCAGCATGGTGAAGTTGATCAGGCCGAATATGATCCCGATCAGGGCGTAGATCACATATTCAGGTATATAGTGATGCAAAGGCCGTACAAACCTGAGCATTCGCAAAAAAGTATTCATTCCGGTAAATTGATGATCCGCAAAAGTACGCTAAAAGGGCGAATGTTGGGAA
This genomic stretch from Chitinophaga sp. XS-30 harbors:
- a CDS encoding glycosyltransferase, producing the protein MISVIIPVLNEGATIRQVIKTIGKTSRPIEIIVVDDNSTDRTVEEAMKEKVRVITSSQRGKGISMREGMMAAKHDVIMYVDGDILTYPDNLVELLTDDIVNDEADFVKSYFERQAGRVTQLVAKPLLSILFPGLANFQQPLSGMIAARKSLLQKVHFENDYGVDIGLLIDMYLQNARIKEVNIGRLENAMQTWEQLSKMSREVSRTILRKAESIPLQNLETLGNINIIREQMEYSILESIDKLQKMVIFNLDEAVFTQNYTYLAAAAFDQEEALIQILQHYSDPVSILQRSAALFQGRNLAELLEVADNIPYTPDIRHVIRELKKRGYVCGFITDGFECVAQHMKNKLGADFAFANRLHLIHSVATGELSIPDYFLEPGENTQHYDKSHILKYIADKYHIPPQNIIYVGNGESDHAMLEKAGIGVAYHPQLVEVGFMADKVIEDPCMAPLLDIAQASPVKNGRRWPSKRQMRNIGLGSLAVVATAGLLYLAARQVRKAMAPAVAEEE
- a CDS encoding ABC transporter ATP-binding protein, which codes for MLRFVRPLHHYIPEYVIYALIGIIFGLINFTMLIPLLQVLFDPPEQATVAAIPEFSFTIRYFIDLFTFYFQKFATENGKSYALAFVCIVIASSTLIANVGRYMSVRVMVRLRMNILERIRNRLYERITSQSMSFFNQRRKGDLLSVMTNDVSEVEYTIANSIQVLLRDPFIIIFTFFALFYISVKLTLFTLVFFPISGFLVAYISKQLRKKGYYSQEMLGRLLNISEESLGGIRIIKAFTAESYMQRKFGEVTRAFTKLSKAIYNQREMASPVSEALGVILVVVLVMVGGYMIFEGDQELTAEQFITYLGLYFTILQPAKNISNAFTSMQRGIVAGERIFGLLDEPNVIEDKPDAQKITSFDSHIAYDHLSFKYEQQYVLKDINLRIEKGTMVALVGKSGAGKSTMADLLPRFYDAAGGSLRIDGRDVRDLQLKDLRQLMGIVSQEAILFNDTVFNNIAFGQPDVDKAKVMEAAKIANAHEFIDQLENGYETYIGDRGSKLSGGQRQRLTIARAIYKNPPILILDEATSALDTESEKLVQEALDKLMQNRTTIVIAHRLSTIQHAHDIIVMDKGEIVERGKHDALLAANGIYKKLVEMQEFK